Proteins encoded by one window of Sediminicoccus rosea:
- the carB gene encoding carbamoyl-phosphate synthase large subunit, which translates to MPKRTDISSILIIGAGPIVIGQACEFDYSGAQACKALRAEGYRVILVNSNPATIMTDPGLADATYVEPITPEIVEKIIAKERPDALLPTMGGQTALNTALKLDAAGVLKKYGCELIGAKAEVIDKAEDRQKFRDAMSKIGIESPKSAIAHTMDEAWAGLAEVGLPCVIRPSFTLGGTGGGIAYNREEFEQIVSAGLAASMTSEVLVEESVLGWKEYEMEVVRDRADNCIIVCSIENLDAMGVHTGDSVTIAPALTLTDKEYQRMRDASIACLREIGVDTGGSNVQFGINPKDGRMVVIEMNPRVSRSSALASKATGFPIAKIAAKLAVGYTLDELKNDITMVTPASFEPTIDYVVVKIPRFTFEKFPGTPATLTTSMKSVGEAMAIGRSFAEALQKGLRSLETGLSGLDEQAPPGDGSREAFHASLAIPRPDRVLTVAQALRAGVPVEEIHAACKFDPWFIREIARIVDAERAVKAKGLPTSAHGMRGLKALGFSDKQLAKLTGQAETAVTAAREKLGVLPVYKRIDTCAAEFAADTPYMYSTYEGGFGTPVCESRPTARNKVVILGGGPNRIGQGIEFDYCCVHACYALKEAGIETIMVNCNPETVSTDPETADRLYFEPLTPEDVIALIRREQEAGTLLGCIVQYGGQTPLKLSQALDKAGIPILGTSAEAIDIAEDRERFQQMLKGLGLQQPQNGIARNLEEAEVEAERIGYPVVVRPSYVLGGRAMEIAYNAEQLRRFGAEAVRVSGENPILIDQYLADAIEVDVDCIADADGVVYVAGVMEHIEEAGIHSGDSACSLPPYSLPPAIITELKAQTQAMARALKVRGLMNVQYAVKDGEIYVLEVNPRASRTVPFVAKATGVAVAKIGARVMAGAKLAEFNLDDDAVAKHVAVKEAVFPFNRFPGVDVLLGPEMKSTGEVMGLDTSFERAFLKSQMGAGVKLPEGGTAFISVREGDKAAAVGIARRLAEMGFRVMATRGTAARLREAGIEVTLVNKVLEGRPHCVDAIKSGEIQLVINTSGGGRSVSDSFDIRRSALTQGVPHYTTIAGARAAAGAIAALRAGTLDVAPLQSYSITSF; encoded by the coding sequence ATGCCCAAGCGCACAGACATCTCCTCGATCCTCATCATCGGCGCCGGCCCCATCGTCATCGGCCAGGCCTGCGAGTTCGACTATTCCGGCGCCCAGGCCTGCAAGGCGCTGCGGGCTGAGGGCTATCGCGTCATCCTGGTGAACTCCAACCCGGCCACGATCATGACCGATCCGGGCCTGGCGGATGCGACCTATGTCGAGCCGATCACCCCCGAGATCGTCGAGAAGATCATCGCGAAGGAGCGCCCGGATGCGCTGCTGCCCACCATGGGCGGGCAGACCGCGCTGAACACGGCGCTGAAGCTCGATGCCGCCGGCGTGCTCAAGAAGTATGGCTGCGAGCTGATCGGCGCCAAGGCCGAGGTGATCGACAAGGCGGAGGACCGCCAGAAGTTCCGTGATGCGATGAGCAAGATCGGCATCGAAAGCCCCAAGAGCGCCATCGCCCACACGATGGACGAGGCCTGGGCCGGCCTCGCGGAAGTGGGCCTGCCCTGCGTCATCCGCCCGAGCTTCACGCTGGGCGGCACGGGCGGCGGCATCGCCTACAACCGCGAGGAGTTCGAGCAGATCGTCTCCGCCGGCCTCGCCGCCTCGATGACGAGCGAGGTGCTGGTCGAGGAAAGCGTGCTCGGCTGGAAGGAATACGAGATGGAAGTCGTCCGTGACCGCGCGGACAACTGCATCATCGTCTGCTCCATCGAGAACCTGGACGCGATGGGCGTGCACACGGGCGACAGCGTGACCATCGCTCCGGCGCTGACGCTGACCGACAAGGAATACCAGCGCATGCGCGATGCGAGCATCGCCTGCCTGCGCGAGATCGGCGTGGACACCGGCGGCTCCAACGTGCAGTTCGGCATCAACCCGAAGGATGGCCGCATGGTGGTCATCGAGATGAATCCGCGCGTCAGCCGCTCCTCCGCGCTCGCTTCCAAGGCCACGGGTTTCCCCATCGCCAAGATCGCGGCCAAGCTCGCCGTCGGCTACACGCTGGATGAGCTGAAGAACGACATCACCATGGTGACGCCGGCCAGCTTCGAGCCGACCATCGACTATGTGGTGGTGAAGATCCCCCGCTTCACCTTCGAGAAATTCCCCGGCACGCCGGCCACGCTGACCACCAGCATGAAGTCCGTCGGCGAGGCGATGGCGATCGGCCGCTCCTTCGCGGAAGCCCTGCAGAAGGGCCTGCGCAGCCTGGAGACGGGGCTTTCCGGCCTCGATGAGCAGGCGCCGCCGGGCGATGGCTCGCGCGAGGCCTTCCATGCCTCGCTCGCCATCCCCCGCCCGGATCGCGTGCTGACCGTGGCGCAGGCGCTGCGCGCGGGCGTGCCGGTCGAGGAGATCCACGCCGCCTGCAAGTTCGACCCCTGGTTCATCCGCGAGATCGCGCGCATCGTGGATGCCGAGCGCGCGGTGAAGGCCAAGGGCCTGCCGACCAGCGCGCACGGCATGCGCGGCCTCAAGGCGCTCGGCTTCTCCGACAAGCAGCTGGCCAAGCTGACCGGCCAGGCCGAGACCGCCGTGACCGCGGCGCGCGAGAAGCTCGGCGTGCTGCCGGTCTACAAGCGCATCGACACCTGCGCCGCCGAATTCGCGGCCGATACGCCCTACATGTATTCCACCTATGAGGGTGGCTTCGGAACGCCCGTCTGCGAGTCCCGCCCCACGGCGCGCAACAAGGTGGTCATCCTGGGTGGCGGGCCGAACCGCATCGGCCAGGGCATCGAGTTCGACTATTGCTGCGTCCATGCCTGCTACGCGCTGAAGGAAGCGGGCATCGAGACCATCATGGTCAACTGCAATCCCGAGACCGTCTCCACCGACCCCGAGACGGCCGACCGCCTCTATTTCGAGCCGCTGACGCCCGAGGACGTGATCGCCCTGATCCGCCGCGAGCAGGAGGCGGGCACGCTGCTCGGCTGCATCGTGCAATATGGCGGGCAGACGCCGCTCAAGCTCAGCCAGGCGCTGGACAAGGCGGGCATCCCCATCCTCGGCACCTCGGCCGAAGCCATCGACATCGCCGAGGATCGCGAGCGCTTCCAGCAGATGCTGAAGGGCCTCGGGCTGCAGCAGCCGCAGAACGGCATCGCCCGCAACCTGGAGGAGGCCGAGGTCGAGGCCGAGCGCATCGGCTATCCCGTCGTTGTCCGCCCCTCCTATGTGCTGGGCGGCCGCGCGATGGAGATCGCCTACAATGCCGAGCAGCTGCGCCGCTTCGGCGCCGAGGCGGTGCGCGTCTCGGGCGAGAATCCCATCCTCATCGACCAGTACCTGGCCGATGCCATCGAGGTGGATGTGGACTGCATCGCCGACGCGGACGGCGTGGTCTATGTGGCCGGCGTGATGGAGCACATCGAGGAGGCGGGCATCCATTCGGGTGACAGCGCCTGCTCGCTCCCGCCCTATTCGCTGCCGCCCGCCATCATCACCGAGCTGAAGGCGCAGACCCAGGCCATGGCGCGCGCGCTCAAGGTGCGCGGGCTGATGAACGTGCAATATGCGGTGAAGGATGGCGAGATCTACGTGCTGGAGGTGAACCCCCGCGCCAGCCGCACCGTGCCCTTCGTGGCCAAGGCCACGGGTGTCGCCGTCGCCAAGATCGGCGCGCGCGTGATGGCCGGCGCCAAGCTCGCCGAGTTCAACCTGGATGACGACGCGGTGGCCAAGCATGTGGCGGTGAAGGAGGCGGTTTTCCCCTTCAACCGCTTCCCCGGCGTGGACGTGCTGCTCGGCCCCGAGATGAAGTCCACCGGCGAGGTGATGGGCCTCGACACCAGCTTCGAGCGCGCCTTCCTGAAGTCGCAGATGGGTGCGGGCGTGAAGCTGCCGGAAGGCGGCACCGCCTTCATCTCGGTGCGCGAGGGGGACAAGGCGGCCGCCGTCGGCATCGCGCGGCGCCTTGCCGAGATGGGCTTCCGCGTGATGGCAACCCGCGGCACCGCGGCACGTTTGCGCGAAGCCGGAATCGAGGTGACGCTGGTGAACAAGGTGCTGGAAGGCCGCCCGCATTGCGTGGATGCGATCA
- a CDS encoding SDR family NAD(P)-dependent oxidoreductase: MFDLTGRVALVTGGNGGIGLGFARGLAKAGASVMLAGRDAAKSEAALAELRALGAQAEAVSVDVTNTDSIKAMVAATVSTFGRLDILVNNAGTNIRSRPEETSLADWHTVLNTNLTSTMFAAQAAYPHLKAGGVGRIINNGSMLSIFGMPLHAAYSSSKGAVVQLTKTLATAWAKDGITVNCVLPGWIDTALTRGARRDMPALDQNVRTRAPAGRWGTPEDFEGIAAFYASDAAAYITGTSIAVDGGYSIQG, from the coding sequence ATGTTCGATCTCACGGGGCGCGTGGCGCTCGTCACCGGCGGCAATGGCGGGATCGGGCTGGGCTTCGCCCGCGGCCTGGCCAAGGCCGGCGCCAGCGTGATGCTGGCCGGCCGCGACGCCGCCAAGAGCGAGGCCGCGCTCGCCGAACTGCGCGCGCTGGGCGCCCAGGCCGAGGCGGTGAGCGTGGACGTGACCAACACAGATTCCATCAAGGCGATGGTGGCGGCGACGGTCTCGACCTTCGGGCGGCTCGACATCCTGGTGAACAATGCGGGCACCAACATCCGCTCGCGCCCCGAGGAGACCTCGCTGGCCGATTGGCACACGGTGCTGAACACCAACCTGACCAGCACGATGTTCGCGGCCCAGGCCGCCTATCCGCACCTGAAGGCGGGCGGCGTGGGTCGCATCATCAACAACGGTTCCATGCTCTCCATCTTCGGCATGCCGCTGCATGCGGCCTATTCCTCCTCGAAGGGCGCCGTGGTGCAGCTGACGAAGACGCTGGCCACCGCCTGGGCGAAGGACGGCATCACGGTCAATTGCGTGCTGCCCGGCTGGATCGACACGGCGCTGACCCGCGGCGCGCGGCGCGACATGCCGGCGCTGGATCAGAACGTCCGCACCCGCGCCCCCGCCGGCCGCTGGGGCACGCCCGAGGATTTCGAGGGCATCGCGGCCTTCTATGCGAGCGATGCGGCGGCCTACATCACCGGCACCTCCATCGCCGTGGATGGCGGATATTCGATCCAGGGATGA
- a CDS encoding LysE family translocator, producing MPSLETLLVFAALSLGLVLTPGPNMLYLISRSLAQGTRAGMVSLAGCQTGSLLIMLCAAAGITAALFAIPYAWDALRIGGAIYLAWLAWQCVRPGATPLFAPRSLPPEPDARLFAVGFATAALNPKVALFYVAVLPPFLDPALGNLFVQGVILGAVQIIIAIVFDGILVWGAAGTARFLGTRPGWLAVQRYVLGAALALIAAKLAFGEGFSGARG from the coding sequence ATGCCCTCCCTCGAAACCCTGCTTGTCTTCGCTGCCCTCTCGCTCGGCCTGGTGCTGACGCCCGGGCCGAACATGCTCTACCTCATCAGCCGTTCCCTGGCGCAGGGAACGCGGGCGGGCATGGTCTCGCTGGCCGGCTGCCAGACGGGCTCGCTCCTCATCATGCTTTGCGCGGCGGCGGGCATCACGGCGGCGCTGTTTGCCATTCCCTATGCCTGGGATGCGCTGCGCATCGGCGGCGCGATCTACCTCGCCTGGCTCGCCTGGCAATGCGTGCGGCCAGGCGCGACGCCCCTCTTCGCGCCGCGCAGCCTGCCGCCCGAACCGGATGCGCGGCTCTTCGCGGTCGGCTTCGCCACCGCAGCGCTGAACCCCAAGGTCGCGCTGTTCTATGTGGCGGTGCTGCCGCCCTTCCTCGACCCGGCGCTGGGCAACCTCTTCGTGCAGGGCGTGATCCTGGGCGCGGTGCAGATCATCATCGCCATCGTCTTCGACGGCATCCTGGTCTGGGGGGCCGCCGGCACGGCGCGCTTCCTCGGCACACGGCCCGGCTGGCTCGCCGTGCAGCGCTACGTGCTCGGCGCGGCGCTGGCGCTGATCGCGGCCAAGCTGGCCTTTGGCGAGGGTTTCTCGGGGGCACGCGGCTGA